One segment of Triticum aestivum cultivar Chinese Spring chromosome 2A, IWGSC CS RefSeq v2.1, whole genome shotgun sequence DNA contains the following:
- the LOC123191173 gene encoding peroxidase 66, producing the protein MASSSSMLAVLATLALLLSPAASALSSTLSPDFHAETCPQLDGIVRAAVQAALTSEIAIAAGLVRIYFHDCFPQGCDASILLNSTSARETALGPNLSIQPRAMQLVESIRSTAHAACGPVVSCADITLLATRAAIVASGGPTFPVPLGNLDSLAPASQDKVFDLPSPATASVAALVQSFGTRGLGDVADLVALSGAHTIGRSQCGSFSDRSQRADDTFSRKLAANCSKNPDRLQNLDVITPDLFDNGYYKALGFNQGVFTSDMALVKNKTTAPIVKQFAASKDAFFAQFAKSMTKLASVPKPAGNVGEIRRFSCLRTNAQSVVLIDTAVDAVDEEEGFAASA; encoded by the coding sequence ATGGCGAGCAGCAGCTCAATGCTGGCCGTCCTAGCCACCCTGGCCCTGCTGCTCTCCCCAGCCGCCTCAGCCCTGTCGTCCACGCTGTCCCCGGACTTCCACGCGGAGACGTGCCCGCAGCTGGACGGCATCGTGCGCGCGGCGGTGCAGGCCGCCCTCACGAGCGAAATCGCCATCGCCGCTGGCCTCGTCCGCATCTACTTCCACGACTGCTTCCCGCAGGGCTGCGACGCCTCCATCCTCCTCAACTCCACCTCCGCCCGCGAGACGGCGCTGGGCCCCAACCTCAGCATCCAGCCGCGCGCCATGCAGCTCGTCGAGTCCATCCGCTCCACGGCGCACGCCGCCTGCGGGCCCGTTGTCTCCTGCGCCGACATCACCCTGCTCGCCACCCGCGCCGCCATCGTCGCCTCCGGCGGGCCCACCTTCCCCGTGCCCCTCGGCAACCTCGACAGCCTCGCCCCGGCGTCACAGGACAAGGTGTTCGACctcccgtcgccggccaccgccagCGTCGCCGCTCTGGTGCAGTCCTTCGGCACCAGGGGACTCGGCGACGTGGCCGACCTCGTGGCGCTCTCGGGCGCGCACACCATTGGTCGGTCGCAGTGTGGGTCCTTCTCCGACCGGTCTCAGCGCGCCGACGACACCTTCTCGAGGAAGCTCGCCGCCAACTGCAGCAAGAACCCGGACCGTCTGCAGAACCTGGACGTGATCACCCCGGACCTGTTCGACAACGGGTACTACAAGGCGCTGGGGTTCAACCAGGGCGTGTTCACCTCCGACATGGCGCTGGTCAAGAACAAGACCACCGCGCCCATCGTGAAGCAGTTCGCCGCGAGCAAGGACGCCTTCTTCGCGCAGTTCGCCAAGTCGATGACCAAGCTCGCCAGCGTGCCCAAGCCGGCGGGCAACGTCGGGGAGATCCGCCGCTTCAGCTGCCTGAGGACCAACGCCCAGAGCGTCGTCCTCATCGACACCGCCGTCGACGCTGTCGATGAGGAGGAGGGCTTCGCTGCTTCCGCATGA
- the LOC123191172 gene encoding peroxidase 66: MTPTACREEATSPLNSSSSFTSAPQMASSSLVVLAAMATVAALLLSPATSLPVFTGDASPGFHAASCPQLDGIVWSSVEAALRQEVAVAAGLLRLYFHDCFPQGCDASILLNNTAARETALGPNLTIQPRAMQLIESIRARAHAVCGPVVSCADITLLATRDIIVISGGPWFNVPQGNLDSLAPAAQEKVFDLPAPKTASVATLVESFATRGLGDVADLVALSGAHTIGRSQCGSFEDRSQRADDTFSRKLAANCSKHPERLQNLDVITPDLFDNAYYKALGFNQGVFTSDMALVKNKTTAAIVKRFAESKDAFFGQFARSMEKLARVPKPAGNVGEIRRFSCFRSNAQRADAAVDAAGEEEEEGFSASA, translated from the coding sequence ATGACGCCCACTGCTTGCCGTGAGGAAGCCACAAGCCCACTCAACTCAAGCTCGAGCTTCACTTCAGCCCCACAAATGGCGAGCAGCTCACTGGTAGTACTGGCCGCCATGGCCACCGTGGCCGCGCTGCTGCTCTCCCCGGCCACATCCCTGCCCGTCTTCACCGGCGATGCCTCCCCGGGCTTCCACGCCGCGTCGTGCCCGCAGCTGGACGGCATCGTGTGGTCGTCCGTCGAGGCGGCGCTGcggcaggaggtggcggtggcggcgggcctGCTCCGCCTCTACTTCCACGACTGCTTCCCGCAGGGCTGCGACGCCTCCATCCTCCTCAACAACACCGCCGCCCGCGAGACGGCGCTGGGCCCCAACCTCACCATCCAGCCGCGCGCCATGCAGCTCATCGAGTCCATCCGCGCCCGGGCGCACGCCGTCTGCGGGCccgtcgtctcctgcgccgacatcaCCCTGCTCGCCACCCGCGACATCATCGTCATCTCCGGCGGGCCCTGGTTCAACGTGCCGCAGGGGAACCTCGACAGCCTCGCCCCTGCGGCACAGGAGAAGGTGTTCGACCTCCCGGCGCCCAAAACGGCCAGCGTGGCGACGCTAGTGGAGTCCTTCGCCACCAGGGGCCTCGGCGACGTCGCCGACCTCGTGGCGCTCTCCGGCGCGCACACCATCGGGCGGTCGCAGTGCGGCAGCTTCGAAGACCGGTCGCAGCGCGCCGACGATACCTTCTCGCGCAAGCTGGCCGCCAACTGCAGCAAGCACCCGGAGCGGCTGCAGAACCTGGACGTGATCACCCCGGACCTGTTCGACAACGCGTACTACAAGGCGTTGGGGTTCAACCAGGGCGTGTTCACCTCCGACATGGCGCTGGTCAAGAACAAGACGACGGCGGCCATCGTGAAGCGGTTCGCCGAGAGCAAGGACGCCTTCTTCGGGCAGTTCGCCAGGTCCATGGAGAAGCTCGCCAGGGTGCCCAAGCCGGCCGGCAACGTCGGCGAGATCCGGCGCTTCAGCTGCTTCAGGAGCAACGCCCAGCGTGCCGACGCTGCCGTCGACGCcgccggtgaggaggaggaggagggcttcTCCGCCTCCGCTTGA